In the Maribacter sp. MJ134 genome, one interval contains:
- a CDS encoding LytR/AlgR family response regulator transcription factor has translation MKKVLIADDEIAGRKLIKEYLEAFPELVLISEVNNGVDAVTEINRFKPDLVFLDVQMPGKTGFEVLSHLEEIPQIIFSTAYDQYALQAFEVHAVDYLLKPYTKERFKKAIERLETSDKNVGGLAQSLIMEKDDYPERVLVQLNKKLVTIGVSDIIWVEAYGDYSKIHTTSSIFLSNYGITNLQEKLNPKSFMRVHRSSIINLNKVKELHRYGKSYDVTMENTDVVRVSRGYMDDLKKIMF, from the coding sequence ATGAAGAAGGTCTTAATAGCCGATGACGAAATAGCAGGGCGTAAACTGATTAAGGAATATTTAGAGGCCTTTCCAGAACTTGTGTTAATAAGTGAGGTTAATAACGGCGTAGATGCCGTTACAGAAATAAATCGTTTTAAACCAGATTTGGTCTTCTTGGATGTACAAATGCCCGGTAAAACAGGGTTTGAGGTATTATCTCATTTAGAAGAGATACCACAAATAATTTTTTCCACGGCTTATGACCAGTATGCATTACAGGCATTTGAAGTACATGCGGTAGATTATCTATTAAAACCCTATACCAAGGAACGTTTTAAAAAGGCAATTGAACGTTTGGAAACGAGCGATAAAAATGTTGGCGGTCTGGCTCAAAGCTTAATCATGGAAAAAGATGATTACCCAGAGCGGGTTTTAGTCCAATTAAATAAAAAATTAGTCACGATTGGCGTTTCAGATATTATTTGGGTTGAAGCTTATGGAGATTACTCTAAAATACATACTACCTCCTCTATTTTTTTGAGTAATTACGGTATTACTAATCTTCAGGAAAAACTAAATCCAAAATCCTTTATGCGCGTTCATAGATCCTCAATAATAAACCTGAACAAGGTCAAGGAATTACACAGGTATGGAAAAAGCTATGACGTTACTATGGAAAACACTGATGTTGTTAGAGTAAGCCGTGGATATATGGATGACTTAAAAAAAATTATGTTTTAA
- the typA gene encoding translational GTPase TypA: protein MSATKNIAIIAHVDHGKTTLVDKIMYHCSLFRENENTGDLILDNNDLERERGITITSKNVSVVYKDTKINIIDTPGHADFGGEVERVLNMADGVLLLVDAFEGPMPQTRFVLQKAIDLGLKPCVVINKVDKENCTPEEVHEKVFDLMFELGAEEWQLDFPTVYGSAKNNWMSEDWKDETDSIEPLLDMVIEHIPTFKPTEGNTQMLITSLDFSSFTGRIAIGRLTRGNLKEGQQISLVKRDGSIVKSKIKELFVFEGLGRKKVQEVETGDICALVGVEGFEIGDTVADLENPEGLKTIAIDEPTMSMLFTINDSPFFGQDGKFVTSRHIKERLERELEKNLALRVNETDSADKFLVFGRGVLHLSVLIETMRREGYELQIGQPQVIIKEIDGQKCEPIEHLTIDLPEEVSGKAVEMVSIRKGEMTSMEAKGDRMLCEFQIPSRGIIGLRNQLLTATAGEAIMAHRFLEYQPMKGDIPQRQNGSLVSMEKGKAIPYSIDKLQDRGKFFVDPGEDIYEGQVIGENSRGDDMTINITKTKKLSNVRSSGADDKAKIVPAIKFSLEEALEYIQKDEYVEVTPKHLRLRKIFLTEVDRKRNKIA, encoded by the coding sequence ATGTCCGCAACTAAAAATATTGCAATCATTGCACACGTAGACCACGGTAAAACTACCTTGGTCGATAAGATAATGTATCACTGTAGCCTTTTCCGAGAGAACGAGAATACGGGAGACCTTATTTTGGATAATAATGACTTGGAACGGGAACGTGGAATTACCATTACCTCCAAGAACGTGTCCGTTGTTTATAAGGATACCAAAATAAATATTATAGATACCCCTGGTCACGCCGATTTTGGCGGGGAGGTAGAACGTGTGCTAAACATGGCAGATGGTGTATTGTTGTTGGTGGATGCCTTTGAGGGCCCTATGCCGCAGACGCGTTTTGTGTTGCAAAAGGCAATCGATTTAGGGCTAAAACCATGTGTGGTCATTAATAAAGTGGATAAAGAAAACTGTACGCCGGAAGAAGTGCATGAAAAAGTATTCGACCTTATGTTCGAACTAGGTGCCGAAGAGTGGCAGTTAGACTTCCCTACTGTTTATGGTTCTGCAAAGAACAATTGGATGAGCGAGGATTGGAAGGATGAAACGGACAGCATTGAGCCACTTTTGGATATGGTCATTGAGCATATACCTACTTTTAAGCCTACCGAAGGAAATACGCAGATGTTGATTACTTCGCTGGACTTTTCTTCGTTCACAGGAAGAATCGCTATTGGGAGATTAACCCGTGGAAACTTAAAAGAAGGACAACAAATTTCTTTGGTAAAAAGAGATGGTAGCATCGTAAAATCTAAAATCAAGGAACTTTTTGTTTTTGAGGGGCTAGGACGTAAAAAAGTACAAGAAGTAGAGACAGGTGATATTTGTGCCCTAGTAGGGGTGGAAGGTTTTGAGATTGGCGATACGGTTGCCGACCTTGAAAATCCAGAAGGTTTAAAGACGATTGCTATAGATGAGCCTACGATGAGTATGCTCTTTACCATTAACGATAGTCCATTTTTTGGTCAGGATGGTAAGTTTGTAACTTCACGTCATATCAAGGAGCGCCTGGAGCGGGAATTGGAAAAGAACCTTGCTTTGCGCGTTAATGAAACCGATAGTGCGGACAAGTTTTTAGTTTTTGGTCGTGGTGTATTACACCTTTCGGTTTTGATTGAAACCATGAGAAGAGAGGGCTATGAACTACAAATAGGTCAGCCGCAGGTAATCATCAAGGAGATTGATGGTCAAAAATGCGAACCGATAGAACACTTAACAATCGATTTGCCAGAGGAAGTTTCTGGTAAGGCCGTGGAAATGGTATCTATCCGTAAAGGGGAGATGACCAGTATGGAGGCTAAAGGAGACCGTATGTTGTGCGAGTTTCAGATACCTTCTAGAGGTATCATCGGTTTACGTAACCAATTGCTTACCGCTACGGCAGGGGAAGCAATTATGGCGCACCGTTTTTTAGAATATCAACCTATGAAAGGCGATATTCCGCAACGTCAGAATGGTTCTTTAGTGTCGATGGAGAAAGGGAAGGCCATTCCGTATTCAATTGATAAATTACAGGACAGAGGTAAGTTTTTTGTAGATCCAGGTGAAGATATTTATGAAGGTCAGGTCATTGGCGAGAATTCTCGTGGAGACGATATGACCATCAATATTACAAAAACCAAGAAGTTATCTAACGTACGTTCTTCAGGAGCGGACGATAAAGCAAAAATTGTTCCCGCGATTAAATTTTCGTTGGAAGAGGCTTTGGAGTATATTCAGAAAGATGAGTATGTGGAGGTTACCCCAAAGCACTTGAGACTCCGAAAAATATTCCTGACCGAAGTAGATCGGAAGCGAAACAAAATAGCCTAA
- a CDS encoding serine hydrolase, with the protein MKKITILLFLFILGSAFTTYTYYPIDGYELTGIKRLKRLERIKNGEIKDATALPAGAMKSWSDIHLNLLDRKADSAMALMTIDADFQKEISGLFRGLDKSYSLTVLDISDVNNIRYAERNETAGYQPGSVGKLAVLNGLFVQLAKIYPDSWEKRTDLLKNKSVKAGVWGLTDEHTIPIYNIEKNTLVKRQVVASDVFTLYEWADHMLSVSNNGAASIVWREVLLMAAFGEQYPELTQEETDAYFKETPRKELTDLGNDVVNLPLRDLGITADEWRLGSFFTRGANTFVGDKGGSIGSPQGLMKFLVQLEQGKVVDEQSSLEMKRLMYMTDRRIRYAQAPALKEAAVYFKSGSLYKCDRSKGEACGKYMGNVTNFMNSVAIVEHPDNCKYMVVLMTNVLRKNSASDHMYLAGNIDKIIRK; encoded by the coding sequence ATGAAAAAAATCACAATATTGCTGTTCCTGTTCATTTTAGGTTCCGCCTTTACCACCTATACTTACTATCCTATAGACGGTTACGAGCTTACGGGCATCAAACGCTTAAAACGTTTGGAGCGTATTAAGAATGGCGAAATCAAGGATGCTACTGCTTTACCTGCCGGCGCTATGAAATCTTGGAGCGATATTCACCTGAACCTTTTGGACAGAAAGGCGGATAGTGCCATGGCTCTTATGACTATAGATGCCGATTTTCAAAAGGAGATTAGCGGACTTTTTCGTGGACTCGATAAAAGTTACTCACTTACGGTCTTGGATATCTCCGACGTGAACAATATTAGGTATGCGGAACGGAACGAAACCGCTGGTTACCAACCGGGGAGTGTTGGCAAGTTGGCTGTCTTGAACGGGTTGTTTGTGCAACTGGCTAAAATTTATCCCGATTCTTGGGAAAAACGTACGGACTTGTTAAAAAATAAATCGGTCAAAGCCGGTGTATGGGGTCTAACGGACGAGCATACCATTCCAATTTACAATATAGAAAAGAATACCTTGGTAAAGCGGCAGGTCGTTGCCAGTGATGTATTCACCCTTTATGAATGGGCAGACCATATGCTCTCCGTAAGCAATAACGGAGCAGCGAGTATTGTTTGGCGCGAAGTACTCTTAATGGCCGCTTTTGGCGAGCAATATCCGGAGTTGACCCAAGAAGAGACCGATGCCTATTTTAAGGAAACCCCAAGAAAGGAGTTAACGGACCTAGGTAACGACGTGGTGAATCTGCCCTTACGGGATTTGGGAATTACGGCGGACGAATGGCGATTGGGCAGTTTTTTTACCCGAGGTGCCAATACCTTCGTGGGAGATAAAGGAGGCAGTATCGGCTCACCACAGGGGCTCATGAAGTTCTTGGTGCAGCTGGAGCAGGGCAAGGTGGTAGACGAGCAGTCTAGCCTAGAGATGAAACGGCTAATGTATATGACGGACCGCCGAATACGCTACGCCCAAGCACCGGCATTAAAGGAAGCGGCCGTGTACTTTAAATCCGGTTCCTTGTATAAATGTGACCGAAGTAAAGGGGAGGCCTGTGGCAAGTATATGGGGAACGTTACCAATTTTATGAACTCCGTAGCCATCGTGGAGCACCCGGATAATTGCAAATATATGGTGGTGTTGATGACCAATGTACTGCGTAAGAACTCCGCTAGCGACCATATGTATTTGGCAGGAAATATTGATAAGATCATTCGGAAATAA
- the ppgK gene encoding polyphosphate--glucose phosphotransferase, translated as MAVLGIDIGGSGIKGALVNLETGEMLTERHRIKTPAGRTPEDMADVVNQIIQHFDYKGKVGCGFPTVIKKGVCKSPGNLDKSWLNLNVEELLEKKTGLDFTVINDADAAGYATMTYGIGKGEKGLVVMITIGTGLGSGAFLDGRLIPNFELGQIPYKKYKKIELWAAASAKEREELSYKEWGKRFNKFLEYVDLIIAPDLIILGGGTSKNFDEFKEYITIETPVIPAELRNQAGIIGAAAATLHKAPKV; from the coding sequence ATGGCAGTTCTTGGAATTGATATAGGTGGCTCGGGAATTAAAGGAGCTTTGGTAAATTTGGAAACCGGTGAAATGCTGACCGAACGCCATCGGATTAAAACACCCGCTGGAAGAACTCCAGAGGATATGGCGGATGTGGTAAACCAAATTATACAACATTTTGACTATAAGGGAAAAGTAGGGTGCGGTTTTCCAACGGTGATTAAAAAAGGTGTTTGTAAGTCTCCTGGCAATCTGGATAAAAGTTGGCTTAACCTTAATGTAGAAGAGCTTTTAGAAAAGAAGACGGGCCTTGACTTTACGGTCATCAACGACGCCGATGCCGCAGGATATGCCACCATGACCTATGGTATTGGAAAAGGAGAAAAGGGTCTTGTGGTGATGATTACCATTGGAACCGGATTGGGTAGCGGTGCTTTTCTGGACGGTAGGTTAATCCCGAATTTTGAGCTAGGCCAAATACCCTATAAAAAATATAAAAAAATAGAATTATGGGCCGCCGCTTCGGCAAAGGAAAGAGAAGAACTCAGCTATAAGGAGTGGGGAAAACGATTTAATAAATTCCTAGAGTACGTGGATTTGATCATAGCACCAGACTTGATTATTTTAGGCGGTGGCACCTCTAAGAATTTTGATGAGTTTAAAGAATATATCACCATAGAAACTCCGGTAATACCAGCGGAACTTAGGAACCAAGCAGGGATTATCGGTGCCGCTGCGGCAACGTTACACAAGGCTCCTAAAGTTTAG
- a CDS encoding PEP/pyruvate-binding domain-containing protein, protein MKLKYYAVLFILWGTTFAYGQNELRNTKITDQINTYKNDIRGPYKDIRWFCTDGSIRAPKDPCPDNIGPGAQHARYKDEVVALGKDHHIYIGQILAYTSKEEFWDEDKNQSRLKQYQLDKYLRSVDNGWVNQKGQFYRGAVQVEDEEAWGIDFYKWLLAKDKVLTEQYFLVRQSLRDVPHSGDDNISQLMRSQSKVISDMYLPFMDLRVKIHSLPEKGDIQKVIEFKQKNGSKLTADLSKKLDGLVTTMNVFFAPVDGEKLIEKAKLTHGTVLGDKIVAYAKNTATTNAADALVSQTAQLLLDIREGLVEEKRPMARLQLLEVSLKLEEILFQNAQQWVPDTVSEQLEKICALGTAAAGAGYIELWEWNEIIGTLSQFEKEQLPLAELTTVLETARGAVEWSAAMVKANYQHIVDTYTGFEPRAYGFIDDRIRGSIALHLGKSVGELGDFIARESALTNKVMAIPNQSTFRGLNPGYAFGELVVIGGSSEDIEVSSDKIYIFQRSPSDLKPVAGIATVAEGNMVSHVQLLARNLGIPNAALSDENLQSLKQYDGQRVFYAVSNKGNVILKPEAQMTDQERDLFTKKERNTDKIAVPIEKIQLDNTSVLNMRNVDASDSGALCGPKAANLGQLKKMFPEQVVEGLVIPFGIFRDHMDQEMPEQGKSYWTYLNDMFAEAEKMRTAGVAEPEVENFQLRQLETLRDAIKKMPLKSTFLAEIETKFKDILGKPLGEIPVFLRSDTNMEDLKDFTGAGLNLTLFNVLDKDKILLGVKEVWASPYTERSFKWRQKYLLNPENVFPSILVIPSVDVDYSGVLITKGINSGNEADMTVAFSRGAGGAVDGQSAETYTIYQKSGARLLAPARDPFYNSLPATGGTGKKSASFQQSVLNIKNINAIRELAYTIRKTLPEATNSDYEGAYDVELGFKNDKLWLFQIRPFVENKKAVSSGYLESITPKIDTNKSISLSKKIS, encoded by the coding sequence ATGAAATTAAAATACTACGCCGTTCTGTTCATTTTATGGGGGACTACGTTTGCCTACGGTCAAAATGAACTAAGAAATACAAAAATCACCGATCAGATTAACACCTATAAGAACGATATTCGAGGTCCCTACAAGGATATTCGTTGGTTTTGTACCGACGGCAGCATAAGGGCGCCTAAAGACCCATGCCCCGATAATATTGGTCCAGGGGCGCAGCATGCACGCTATAAAGATGAGGTGGTCGCTTTAGGAAAAGACCATCATATTTATATCGGACAAATCTTAGCGTACACCTCAAAGGAGGAGTTTTGGGATGAGGATAAGAATCAATCCCGATTGAAACAATATCAGCTAGACAAGTATTTGCGCAGTGTGGATAATGGTTGGGTAAACCAAAAAGGACAGTTTTACCGTGGGGCGGTACAGGTAGAGGACGAGGAAGCATGGGGCATCGATTTTTATAAATGGTTATTGGCAAAGGATAAGGTTCTGACCGAACAGTATTTTCTGGTAAGGCAATCCTTAAGGGATGTGCCCCATAGTGGAGATGATAATATTTCGCAATTAATGCGAAGCCAATCCAAGGTTATTTCCGATATGTACTTGCCTTTTATGGACCTTCGTGTTAAAATCCATAGCTTACCAGAAAAAGGGGACATTCAAAAAGTAATCGAGTTCAAACAAAAAAACGGGAGTAAACTAACGGCTGACCTAAGCAAAAAACTGGACGGACTCGTAACCACAATGAACGTGTTTTTTGCTCCAGTAGATGGCGAGAAGTTAATAGAAAAGGCCAAATTGACACATGGTACCGTTTTAGGCGATAAAATTGTGGCCTACGCAAAAAACACGGCAACGACCAACGCTGCCGATGCCTTAGTTTCCCAGACGGCGCAGTTACTTTTAGATATCAGGGAAGGTCTTGTAGAGGAGAAACGTCCTATGGCCCGCTTACAGTTGTTGGAGGTGAGCTTAAAATTGGAGGAAATTTTATTTCAGAATGCCCAACAATGGGTGCCGGATACGGTCAGCGAACAGCTAGAGAAAATATGTGCCTTAGGGACTGCTGCTGCTGGTGCTGGTTATATAGAGCTTTGGGAATGGAACGAGATAATAGGCACCCTGAGTCAGTTTGAAAAAGAACAATTACCCCTAGCCGAGCTTACGACCGTTTTGGAAACTGCCAGGGGAGCGGTAGAATGGAGTGCCGCCATGGTAAAGGCGAACTACCAACATATCGTGGACACCTATACCGGATTTGAACCCAGGGCCTATGGTTTTATAGATGACCGTATCAGAGGTTCCATTGCTTTGCATTTGGGCAAAAGTGTGGGCGAATTGGGCGATTTTATCGCTAGGGAATCTGCCCTGACCAATAAAGTGATGGCTATTCCCAACCAAAGTACCTTCCGTGGTCTTAATCCCGGTTACGCTTTTGGAGAGCTTGTTGTTATTGGAGGTTCATCCGAGGATATTGAAGTGTCTTCCGATAAAATCTATATTTTTCAGCGTTCCCCGTCAGATTTAAAACCGGTTGCGGGCATTGCCACCGTGGCAGAGGGGAATATGGTTTCCCATGTACAATTATTGGCACGTAACCTTGGTATCCCCAACGCGGCACTTTCAGATGAAAATTTGCAAAGTCTAAAGCAATATGATGGGCAACGTGTTTTCTATGCGGTTTCCAATAAGGGCAATGTTATCCTTAAACCGGAAGCACAAATGACGGACCAGGAGCGTGACCTTTTTACGAAGAAGGAGCGTAATACCGATAAGATAGCGGTACCTATAGAAAAAATACAACTGGACAATACTAGCGTATTGAACATGCGTAACGTAGATGCCAGTGATTCCGGAGCACTCTGCGGTCCCAAGGCAGCCAATTTGGGACAATTGAAAAAGATGTTTCCGGAGCAAGTGGTAGAGGGACTGGTAATTCCGTTCGGGATTTTTAGGGACCATATGGACCAAGAAATGCCTGAGCAAGGAAAATCCTACTGGACCTACCTGAACGATATGTTTGCGGAGGCCGAAAAAATGAGGACGGCAGGTGTTGCCGAACCCGAAGTAGAAAACTTTCAGTTACGCCAGTTGGAAACCTTACGCGATGCTATTAAAAAGATGCCGCTAAAAAGTACCTTTTTAGCGGAAATAGAAACGAAGTTCAAGGATATCCTTGGCAAACCCCTCGGGGAGATTCCTGTATTCTTACGTAGTGACACCAACATGGAAGACCTTAAAGACTTTACAGGTGCCGGTCTTAATCTTACCTTGTTCAATGTGCTGGATAAGGATAAAATTTTATTGGGTGTAAAAGAGGTTTGGGCATCGCCCTATACGGAGCGCAGTTTTAAATGGCGTCAGAAATATTTATTGAATCCGGAGAATGTCTTTCCGTCTATTTTGGTCATACCAAGTGTGGATGTGGACTATTCCGGGGTATTGATAACGAAAGGCATCAATTCTGGCAACGAGGCGGATATGACCGTGGCGTTTAGCCGTGGTGCCGGTGGTGCCGTAGACGGGCAATCTGCGGAGACCTATACCATTTACCAAAAAAGTGGCGCACGTTTGTTGGCACCTGCCAGAGACCCGTTTTACAATAGTTTACCGGCTACCGGGGGAACGGGCAAAAAATCGGCCTCGTTTCAGCAATCCGTCTTGAACATCAAGAATATCAATGCAATTAGGGAACTGGCCTATACCATTAGAAAAACCCTGCCAGAAGCTACGAATTCGGATTACGAGGGAGCGTACGATGTGGAACTCGGTTTTAAAAACGACAAGCTATGGTTGTTTCAAATACGTCCCTTTGTGGAGAATAAAAAGGCGGTCAGCTCGGGTTATCTGGAGTCCATCACCCCAAAAATAGACACCAACAAATCCATCTCACTTTCTAAGAAAATATCATGA
- a CDS encoding TonB-dependent receptor domain-containing protein: MRILIAGIAFLLPFVINSQTLSGKVLSQEREVVPFAAVTLNNPVDSSLVKATITNEKGLFKFNEVLAGKYLLQITNLGFADFKKEVNYTGKSINLNEILLVIAAENLDEVTVLAEKPMVQVLADKTVFNVENTINATGTSAFELLRKAPGVVMDNSGGIIVEGKVGVQIFIDGKLSILQGEDLMNYLESLQATDISAIEIITQPSSKYDAAGNAGIINIKLKKNKSLGTNGTITAGVTIGDFARYNSSVNFNIREKKGNLYGTYSNRFGKSTNFLNLLRTQSGTRFDARTNSIYDRNSNNLKLGYDFYASSKSTFGLLVNGNFNNGFVDNNSRTPIRPVGNTVNDSVLVANSRSANTSSNINANVNYKYADTLGHSFNVDFDYGKYNSDRDATQPNVYFNGSETEVLRENITSQNTPIEISIITLMMDYEQNLFKGKLAAGFKLASVKTDNTFDFFNRIDGQSILNVDQSNQFKYNENVNAVYVNYNYKWTKWNLQMGLRVENTYSEGNLLSSTQNEDARVERNYTNLFPSGGLTYQMNPKNQFAVTYSRRIQRPNYQSLNPFEYVIDELSFRKGNPFLQPQYADNLKLSHTFNYRLTTSISYSYVSDFFAQVTVADGRSRNFITTRNVADNEVINFGISYPKKIKEWWDVYLSLNAYTSNYKANSPEFLPVRQETLSLYAQNTFSLPKEMRIELSGWYSSPTVWGGTYQTKSLGSLNLAFQKKYFQDKLTARLAFNDILYTIPWQGTTQFGDLFINGSGGSDSRQVAFGITYDFGRDEIKKARKRKTGLQDEQDRIE; encoded by the coding sequence ATGAGAATTTTAATTGCTGGTATAGCGTTCCTTTTGCCTTTCGTTATTAATTCCCAAACCCTATCAGGAAAGGTTTTGTCTCAAGAAAGGGAGGTAGTTCCTTTTGCCGCGGTAACCTTAAACAATCCCGTAGATTCTAGTTTGGTCAAGGCTACTATAACCAATGAAAAAGGACTTTTCAAGTTCAACGAAGTATTAGCGGGTAAATACCTGCTACAAATAACCAATCTCGGATTTGCTGATTTTAAAAAGGAGGTAAATTATACGGGGAAATCGATAAACCTGAATGAGATTTTATTGGTAATCGCGGCCGAGAATTTAGATGAAGTAACTGTATTGGCAGAAAAACCAATGGTTCAGGTCCTAGCAGATAAGACCGTTTTTAATGTAGAGAACACCATTAATGCTACTGGAACCAGTGCTTTTGAACTGCTACGTAAAGCCCCAGGTGTCGTTATGGATAATTCCGGTGGAATAATCGTTGAGGGAAAGGTTGGAGTCCAGATTTTTATAGATGGTAAACTGTCTATTCTACAAGGTGAAGATTTAATGAACTACTTAGAAAGTTTACAGGCAACCGATATCTCAGCTATTGAAATTATTACACAACCTTCTTCAAAATATGATGCCGCGGGGAATGCAGGTATTATAAATATTAAACTCAAAAAAAATAAGAGCTTGGGTACCAATGGAACAATTACTGCAGGAGTAACCATTGGAGATTTTGCGCGTTATAATTCCAGTGTCAATTTTAATATCCGGGAAAAGAAGGGCAATCTATATGGTACCTATAGTAACCGGTTCGGAAAAAGTACCAATTTTCTTAATTTACTTAGAACCCAGTCGGGAACGAGGTTCGATGCTCGCACCAATAGTATTTATGACCGTAACAGTAATAATCTAAAGCTGGGATATGATTTTTATGCTTCGTCAAAAAGTACCTTTGGATTATTAGTAAATGGTAATTTTAATAATGGTTTTGTAGATAACAATTCCAGAACACCTATTAGGCCCGTTGGAAATACAGTTAATGACAGCGTTTTAGTGGCCAACAGTAGAAGTGCCAACACTTCTTCTAATATTAATGCCAATGTCAATTATAAATATGCGGACACGCTCGGACATAGTTTCAATGTAGACTTTGACTACGGGAAATATAATAGCGATAGGGACGCCACACAACCTAATGTATATTTTAATGGTAGTGAAACTGAAGTTCTACGTGAAAATATTACCAGCCAAAATACCCCAATTGAGATTTCGATAATCACTCTTATGATGGATTATGAGCAAAATCTCTTTAAAGGGAAATTAGCTGCTGGTTTTAAGCTAGCTAGCGTTAAGACAGACAATACATTTGACTTTTTTAATCGTATTGACGGACAGAGTATTCTAAATGTAGACCAAAGCAATCAATTTAAGTATAATGAAAATGTAAATGCCGTCTACGTTAATTATAACTACAAATGGACGAAATGGAATTTACAAATGGGCTTAAGGGTTGAGAACACATATTCTGAAGGTAATTTACTAAGTTCAACGCAGAACGAAGATGCAAGAGTGGAGCGGAACTATACCAACTTATTTCCTTCTGGAGGGTTAACCTATCAGATGAATCCAAAAAATCAATTCGCCGTTACCTATAGTAGAAGAATACAACGGCCTAACTATCAGTCTCTGAATCCTTTTGAATATGTAATTGATGAGCTCTCTTTTCGAAAGGGTAATCCTTTTTTACAACCACAGTATGCAGATAATTTAAAACTGTCACACACTTTTAACTACAGACTTACGACGTCTATAAGCTATAGTTATGTATCAGATTTTTTTGCTCAGGTGACCGTTGCGGATGGGCGTAGTAGAAATTTTATAACAACAAGAAACGTGGCGGATAATGAAGTCATAAATTTTGGGATATCCTATCCTAAAAAAATCAAGGAATGGTGGGATGTTTATTTAAGTCTCAACGCTTATACTAGTAATTATAAGGCCAATAGTCCAGAATTTTTACCCGTAAGGCAGGAAACTTTAAGTCTATATGCACAAAATACGTTTTCACTACCAAAAGAAATGCGAATAGAACTTTCAGGGTGGTATAGTTCGCCTACGGTATGGGGTGGCACATATCAAACAAAGTCACTCGGGTCCTTGAATTTGGCATTCCAAAAGAAATATTTTCAAGATAAGTTAACCGCTAGGCTGGCTTTTAACGATATCCTTTATACCATTCCATGGCAGGGAACTACCCAATTTGGGGACTTGTTTATCAATGGTAGCGGCGGAAGTGATAGTAGACAAGTTGCTTTTGGTATTACATATGATTTTGGTCGGGACGAGATTAAAAAAGCTAGGAAAAGGAAAACAGGACTACAGGATGAACAAGATAGAATTGAATAG
- a CDS encoding sensor histidine kinase, producing the protein MDSFKHNDKAALKKKEVFAVLLFYFLFAWLYRIVLWYNGRRYEDGGFWGWLDLKGFWLASGRQYAFLLLASILIWYLGFYLLRKKSRNWQMTAVIFLIPILSYLVREFRYIIIDSLGENRLRGTSTVWDWYIPLLFLFIQFGCFFVYRYFLENERKLKLEGELRQAALKSELAAIKAQLNPHFLYNVFNTINASLPPESEKTRNMIAQLSDLFRYQLRASKKELVSLGEELEFVQKYLNLEKERFQDRLYIDIKVSQDLMQEKIPPMLLQPLVENSIKHGLSSLIEGGTISIYIFKENGKLKFEISDTGIGVKDKNAVFNKGVGLTNTALRLQKMYESQLELVDNSPNGLIVKFAI; encoded by the coding sequence ATGGATTCATTTAAACATAATGACAAAGCGGCACTTAAGAAAAAAGAGGTTTTTGCAGTTCTCCTATTCTACTTTCTTTTTGCATGGCTTTACAGAATCGTTTTATGGTATAATGGTAGGCGTTATGAAGATGGGGGATTTTGGGGGTGGTTAGACCTTAAAGGTTTTTGGTTGGCGTCTGGTCGTCAGTATGCTTTTTTACTTTTAGCTTCAATTCTGATTTGGTACTTAGGTTTCTATTTGCTCAGAAAAAAATCTCGTAATTGGCAAATGACCGCTGTGATTTTTTTAATACCCATTCTATCCTATTTAGTCCGGGAATTCAGATATATTATTATAGACTCCCTTGGTGAGAATAGGTTAAGGGGAACAAGTACGGTCTGGGATTGGTACATTCCTTTATTATTCCTGTTCATTCAATTCGGTTGCTTTTTCGTTTATAGGTATTTTTTGGAGAACGAACGCAAACTAAAATTGGAAGGGGAACTTCGCCAAGCAGCGCTCAAAAGTGAACTTGCGGCTATAAAAGCCCAATTAAACCCCCATTTCCTGTACAATGTCTTTAACACTATAAACGCATCTTTACCCCCAGAGAGCGAAAAAACGCGTAATATGATAGCGCAGTTATCTGACCTATTTCGGTATCAATTGAGGGCATCTAAAAAAGAATTGGTATCCTTGGGCGAAGAACTAGAATTTGTACAGAAATATCTAAACCTAGAAAAAGAACGCTTTCAAGACCGACTTTATATTGATATAAAAGTTTCTCAAGATTTAATGCAAGAGAAAATTCCTCCGATGCTGTTGCAGCCTTTGGTGGAAAATTCTATAAAGCATGGTCTGTCTAGTCTTATAGAAGGAGGCACTATTTCAATATATATATTTAAAGAAAACGGCAAATTAAAATTTGAAATATCCGATACGGGTATTGGGGTAAAAGACAAGAACGCGGTCTTCAATAAGGGCGTAGGTTTGACCAATACCGCACTTCGATTACAAAAAATGTATGAGAGTCAATTAGAGCTTGTAGATAATTCGCCCAATGGCTTAATTGTAAAATTTGCAATATGA